One window of Triticum dicoccoides isolate Atlit2015 ecotype Zavitan chromosome 5A, WEW_v2.0, whole genome shotgun sequence genomic DNA carries:
- the LOC119301502 gene encoding vacuolar iron transporter 2-like, whose translation MVKHVQDEENQRLLLDDHKEKHFTSGEVVRDIIIGVSDGLTVPFALAAGLSGANASSSLVLTAGLAEVAAGAISMGLGGYLAAKSDADHYYRELQREQDEIDTVPDTEAAEIGDILSEYGLGPEEYGPVVTSLRNNPKAWLEFMMKFELGLEKPDPRRALTSAATIALAYVVGGMVPLSPYMFVASVDSAMMTSVVVTLAALLFFGYVKGRFTGNRPFLSAIQTAIIGALASSAAYGMAKAVQAI comes from the exons ATGGTGAAGCATGTGCAGGACGAGGAGAACCAGAGGCTGCTCCTCGACGACCACAAGGAGAAGCACTTCACCTCCGGCGAGGTGGTCCGGGACATCATCATCGGCGTCTCCGACGGCCTCACCGTGCCCTTCGCCCTCGCCGCCGGCCTGTCCGGCGCCAACGCGTCCTCCTCGCTCGTGCTCACCGCCGGGCTCGCCGAGGTCGCCGCCGGCGCCATTTCCATGGGGCTCGGAGG GTACCTCGCCGCTAAGAGCGACGCCGACCACTACTACCGGGAGCTGCAGCGCGAGCAGGACGAGATCGACACCGTCCCGGACACAG AGGCCGCAGAGATCGGAGACATACTCTCTGAGTACGGGCTGGGCCCCGAGGAGTACGGGCCGGTCGTCACCTCCCTCCGCAACAACCCAAAGGCCTGGCTcgagttcatgatgaa GTTCGAACTGGGGCTGGAGAAGCCGGACCCGCGGCGCGCGCTGACGAGCGCGGCGACGATCGCACTGGCCTACGTCGTCGGCGGCATGGTGCCGCTCTCCCCCTACATGTTCGTGGCGTCGGTCGACAgcgccatgatgacctccgtcgtgGTCACCCTCGCCGCGCTGCTCTTCTTCGGCTACGTCAAGGGCCGCTTCACCGGGAACCGCCCGTTCCTCAGCGCCATCCAGACCGCCATCATCGGTGCgctcgcctcctccgccgcctaCGGCATGGCCAAGGCCGTGCAGGCCATCTGA